Within Agarivorans litoreus, the genomic segment AAGAAGTACTTAGCATGCTCAAACGTAACGGCTAAAGTCTGTTGCACTGCTACGGTTAAAGTACAACAGACCAGCATAGGGTATGTTATTTCGAGCTTCTTAGCGGGCTCAGCGCTGCTTTAATAAGCGTTTTTATCATTAGCCAAACAGTAACACGAGAAAACTTCAGGCTTAAAGACTGTGATAATGCTTTAAAGGCAGCAAAGCATTGCTCATTCCATAACAAGTCTTTCCCCCAATCTAGGTAAATCTTGGCCTTCACTTTACCAACCAGATCTCCCCAACTAGCGCTGTTACTACCTTGCCGAGCTAAGAACGCATCTACAACATCAAGATTGTCTTGATAAGACGATAACAAACTGCCTAAGCTGCCCTCTATATCGGCTTTCCACACTAAGCTTTTTTGCAATAAACCAATTAGCCCTTGCTCAGCAATCCGCAGGTACAGGTCTATATCCTCAGCGGTTTTTAAGCTTTCATCAAACAACCCCACCTTGTTAAGCACTTCTCGGCGCACCATAAATGAAGATGTCACCAAATAAGGATGTAAAAAGACTTGCTGTAAGTCCTTAGAGACTAACACCGGAGCCTGCTCACTTTGTGGCTTAAGGGTTTCTTCATCGGCCTTGTAGGATGTCTCGGTATAACAGGCTACCCAGTCGGGCTGGGCACGCATAGCGTTAACTTGATCCATCAATTTCTGCGGACGCCACAAGTCATCAGAATCGAGAAAGGCAACAAACTCCCCAGTTGCCGCTTGAATACCGGTATTCCTAGCCTTAGACGCACCACCATTTTGCTGGCTGATTAACTGTATCTTTGACCGATAACTTTCCAAGCTCGCAACGGTATCATCTTTAGATCCGTCATCTACAACAATGATCTCATAATCATCAAAGCTTTGCGCCAAGATAGACTCGATGGCTTTGTCGATAAAAGCCGCCGAGTTATAGGCAGGAATGATAATGCTGACTGCAACTGTCATCGCTTATACCCTCTTGGTTATCTACGCCTGTAAAGCGTCTAAGCTTTGATTAAGTCTAAGAATCAACTGGTTCTGGATAGCCTCACCACTTAACTCCCCTTGGGCGCTATTAGCAATTGCACTCAGTTGAGAACAAACTTCTGAACGAACCTTAGCGCTCGAGTTGCGCGGCTTGGGTTTATACCAACTTTTGCCAAAGCCAGCGCTTTGCAGTTGCCGCTTCACTTCATCTTTAATGGCATTAACCGGGCTTGTACCTGCGCTATAAAAGTAGTTAGGCACACTTTCAGGTTGATACTGCATATCCACTGTTGATAGCCAATCCTGCCATTTAACCTGATTGACATGGTCACCTAAAATAACCGCCTTCCAAGGAAGGCGTAGCGCATCAGCAACAATAGCTCCGTGCATCGCTTCTGTTAGCATCAATCGGCATTGCGCCATCTCTGCAAACACTTTGTCTACTGACCACTCAGGAGAAATAAACCTAAAGCCACAAGCTTCGGCAACATTCTCCCAGTCGGCACTACGACAACTCAAGTAATGCGGCATAAAGCCAATATCACCGTTTTCTTTATGAGTCGGTTCCATCACATTACGCAGTAATAAGGCTGAGTCTGTCACAACGGTACTAGGGTCAAGATTTAAGGCTTTAGCACTGTAAGGCCCACGAACAGCGTGAACCTTCCATTTATCGGTAACCGCTGGCAGTTGACCATAGCCCACACCGGAGCCAACAATGTGTAAGGTTTTGCCATTGGGTAGCCGGTGGTTTAACAAGGTACCAATGCCCACCAGCAACTCTGATGAATCCTCATTAAAAAACTCAGGAAGCAACTTGGGCCATAACCATGGGTTAAGGTCATCACCAAAATTGCCCACTTCATCCTTGTAGTAAAATAATTGCATTTTTAACCTAGTTAATCCTTTGCCTTCGGCCGCGTTCAGCCGAGTTATTCAATTGGTGGTGGCTATAAACCAACCTTTAAGGTCATGTAAACAGCAACGATTACCGCCCAGCTATAACCCATACATCGCCAAACCATTTTGGCTGAAAACATTTCTTCCAAATCTGGGCGCAACTTCATCAAGCGTAAATGACTAGCGGTTTGCATCCCCATAAAAATAAACATCAGCAGAGTGAACTGACGACTTAAGAAAAAGGCTGTCACCATAAAACCAATCATCGAATAAAATAACGCTTTATTCAGGTTAGCTTCTTCTTTGTACTGTTCTGATTTCTCTTCACTCACTTCTAAGTCTTTCGTATCATCTTCGTTGGGATAACGATTGAATCGCTTCAAGATAGCGTAGCCCACCAGCATATTAAGAATTAGCGCTCCGCCCCACAGGCTATAGCCGGGCACACCTAATTCCGCAGCCACATGCACATAAGAGTTATGTGCCACTTTGCCGTGATGATCCATAAAGTTACCCATACCTACCCCAAAAACGGGGTTATGGATAAGCATTTGAATGCCATCATACCAAGCGTCTAAGCGCCCAGCAGCAGAGGACTCAGTCGAAGACAAGCCACCAAACGATGCCAATAAAGTAGCAGCAATTGGCGCGCTTAAACATGCAAATAAAATAAGCCGCGCACCAGCATTACTAATGAGAAAATACAAACCTATCACTGCAACAGAGCCTAGCAATGTGCCCCGAGACCCAGTCATATATACGCCGTAACCAAACGCCACTAAAATAGCCAGCATTGCTATTTTTACAACAGCACCACCTCGACCAAAAAAGTAAGCGACAAAAGGCATATTCATTACTAAAAACATACCTAAATCGTTAGGATCACTAAAAAATCCAAGGTAAGTGATGCGCATCTCTTCACGGCCAACAGTAATACTGTCGCCAATACCAATGCCATACTTTCCGTTAAATGAGGCTTGTTGAATATGCCCGTTGTATACCATCACCAAGGCTGCCGCGATGCATATATACATGAGTAAGCGCTGCCTACCCGGGGTAGCGATTAACGCACTGTAAAGGAAAAAAGGAATAATGGAGCTTACAAATAGCCGTTGCGCCTGAAAAATCCCCCCAGTGCCCCAACCATTTAAAAATGCCGACATCATAATCAATGGCACTAAGCCCAATAATAAATAGTGTTGAGGCTGCAACTTTATTGGTCTTAAGGTAATCAAAGTAAGCCCAAAGGAAAGAATGGCAAACACCTTGATGATGATGAAATTAGCAGTTGATAGCGAAAATTCATGCGGCCGAATCAGCACCGCAATGCTGTATAGGCAAAGGAAAAAGAAGGCCAAAGGTGCTGTTTTTTCCTTAATAGGTAAAGGCCTTCTACCTAGCGGTGTTACATCTGCCGCTAAAGGGTTTTGTCGACGAGCTTGAATAGTCTTATCCTCCATGGGGAATTAATCAGCGACAGATTAACCAAGTTAGTTTCATCACATGAAAACTTTGCTTTATAGCTTTGTGCAGCGGCGCCCATCATAAAGTCATAAAGCACGGCTTTGCTGTTTAAAATACTCCATACATGAAGTGCGAATCCGGGTGAACAGTGCGAAAACTGTTTTTCATCCCAGCCAGATTGATAAAAATGCAGCTGCTGCTGTTCTAGCAAATAGAAGTTTAATGCTAAAGGCTGCTGCTCAATAAACACACCACTCATAGCCACTGAATCTGGATGCTGCTGGCGAAACCGCCGATGAAACTGGCTAAAACGCTGATCGGAAAATGCACCAAGCTTGCCTTTGTTTTGCCACCTCGCCTGATGAAACGCCACCAAGCTTGGCCAATACTGTTCAATTTCAGAGCTTGTTAACCATCTAAACTCTGCACCTTTCTCAGCTAAAGCTTTATCGGCTCTGCGCCACTGCGAGCGCGCATTGCGGCTAAGCTGCTTTATAGACCACGGTTTTACTTCTAAAGAATAACGACGAGCTTCGGCAAACTGAATGTTAGGCACACTGTTAAACAGCTGATGCAAAAAGCTTTGCTCTATTACCGCGCGAGCAACAAATACATCAAAGCTAATCTTAGACAGCCACACTAACAGAACCTTTGAGGCCTCTGCCTGATAGTCTTGATTTAGCAGTACATCAGGATATTCAGATGCTACCTCCGCGTGCTCAGGTTCTCCCTGACCAAGTAAAAACAGCTGAGTTATCCCCAACAACTTAGCGCTGCGCCGAGTGTAAAAAGGCGCTAACACCACCAGCTTTTCATTAGCAAACCCAGCCATGCAATAAAGCTCACAGTGCTTGTCCCAAAACTGATGAGTCCAATGTACTAGCCAACTAGGACAGTTAAACATGTCTGCTTGGCACAGCTGGCTAAGTGCCTGCCACTGCTCTTGTATAGCAAGAAGTTGGTCTAGTGAGCGAATTTCACGCCACTGTAAAGTATCGGCATCTCTCATTTAGATATGCTAAACAACCTCAGCAAATGGCCAAAATAAGGAAACCAGCATCAAGTTTACTGCTGGTTTCCACTACTTAATCTTTTCTTCCTTAAAAAGACCTTCAGCGCTATCAATCTAAAGCTCTAGTTCGTTTTAGATTGCTCAATGTACCAAGGCATGGCTATAGCTAAGCCCTGACCAATAGTAAACGCTGGCGCATAACCCAACAATTGCTCGGCCTTACTAATGTCAGCACGCGAATGACGTACATCACCAGCTCGAAAATCGCGGTACTTCGGCTTGGCAGAGCGCACAACACCATGCTTAGATAGGTTATCGCACAGTAAATCATAGAGCTGGGTTAAGCTGGTTTGGTCATTAAGGGCTACATTGAATACTTCACTGGTTTCTAAGCCAGCTGTTGCAGCCAAAATATTCATTTGCACGACATTGTCAATGAAGCAAAAATCTCGGCTGGTTTCGCCATCGCCATTAATGAATACCTGCTCTTCGTCAATCAGTGCCGCTGTCCACTTAGGAATAACCGCCGCATAAGCGCCATTTGGATCTTGGCGAGGACCAAACACGTTAAAGTAACGCAAACCAATAGATGGGAAATTGTAAGTACGTTGAAATACCGAACTATAGAGCTCGTTAACATACTTGGTAACGGCATAAGGCGATAACGGATTGCCTATTTTATCTTCCACCTTAGGTAGATCTGGGTGATCGCCATAGGTTGAACTAGACGCGGCATAAACAAAGGCTGATACCTGTTGCTCTTTAGCAGCCTGCAACATATTCAAGTAACCAGAAATGTTTACTTCATTGGTGGTAATGGGGTCATTTATCGAGCGAGGTACCGAGCCAAGAGCAGCTTGGTGTAACACAAAATCAGCACCAGATAGAAACTCCTGACAAGTCGCTTGATCTCGAATGTCGCCTTCAACAAAACGAAACTGCTGCCACTGCTGCTCGCTTACTAGGCCTTGCACTTCGTCTAAGTTATGCTGATGTCCGGTAGCAAAGTTATCTAAACCAACTACCTTTTGGTTTAATTTCAGTAAGGCTTCTAATAAGTTAGAGCCAATGAAACCAGCCACACCGGTAATTGCCCAAACTTTAGGTTCGGCCTTAAGTTGCTCACACACTAGTTGAAAACGCTGCACGGTATCAGTCCCCATTACAAACGCAGATCGCTAGCGCCAACTGGCAATAGATATTTAAGGTCGTAAAGTACGTGGTCTTTTTTACCAAAGGCGCGTATTTGCTCAACCGACATATCTTTAAACTGCTGGTGAGCAACAGCTAAAATAATTGCGTCATAATTGCCTGCTTGTGGGCTTTCAACCAAATCAATGCCGTACTCTTCATGACACTCTTCTTTATCTGCCCATGGGTCGTAGGTGTCAACTTGAACACCGTAATCAGCAAACTCGTGAACAATATCGATAACTTTGGTATTTCGGATATCAGGGCAGTTCTCTTTAAAAGTTAGCCCTAAAATCAGAATCTTACTTTCTACTACCGAGATATTACGTTTCACCATTGACTTAATGCACTGTGATACAACATAACGCCCCATATTGTCGTTAATTCTTCGACCAGCAAGAATCACTTCAGGGCGGTAACCAATAGACTCAGCTTTATGCGTTAAGTAGTAAGGATCTACACCTATACAGTGCCCGCCAACCAAGCCAGGGCGGAATGGTAAAAAGTTCCATTTGGTACCGGCAGCTTCTAGTACCGCTTCAGTATCAATATCTAAGCGATTAAAGATAAGCGCTAATTCGTTGATAAGTGCGATATTTACATCACGCTGAGTATTCTCAATAACTTTAGCCGCTTCAGCCACTTTTATGCTGCTAGCTTTGTGGGTACCTACTACCACTATCTCAGCATAAAGATCATCGACGATAGTGGCGATTTCAGGGGTTGAGCCAGAGGTGATTTTTTTAATTGTAGAAACACGGTGAGTTTTGTCACCAGGGTTAATACGTTCTGGACTGTAACCCACATAAAAATCACTATTAAATTTAAGGCCTGAGTTTTTCTCTAAAACAGGCACACACTGTTCTTCTGTAGCTCCGGGATAAACCGTTGATTCGTAAATAACAATGTCATTGGGTTTAAGTACTTTAGCTACTGTTTCGCTGGCGCGAATCAAAGGAGTAAGATCGGGCTGTTTATGTTCAGTAATTGGAGTGGGAACAGTAACAATAAACACATTACATTTTGCTAAGTCTTCAATGTTACAGCTGTAAGACATATTACTAGCAACGTCTTGTAGCTCTTGGTTGCTAACCTCTTGAGTAAGATCTTGACCTTGTTGCAGCTCGGTAACACGCCCTTGATTAATATCAAAACCAACCACACTGCGTTTTTTAGCAAACTCTACAGCCAACGGCAGGCCAACATAACCTAAACCAATTACGGCAATACTTACGTCCATGTATACATCCATTAAAATTTGAAAACAGTTTTCTAATGCTAATTAAACCGCATATTGGAACAGAAAGTAAGAGTCAAAATCCACATAAAAACAAAACACGCCACAAAGTAAGACATAGCGATAATTAAGCTGTATTATTTTAATGTGATTTATCAATCCAACAAACAGGGAATAATATGAGCAATCATAGGTTTGGAATGAAGAAAATTCTGGCAGTGAGTGCCCTAACCATCGCTTTAACTGCCTGCGGTGGGGACACCGCAGAACAGCACTTATCTAAGGCTACCGAGTACTTAGCTAAAAATGATCAGAACGCTGCAATCATCGAACTAAAAAATGCCATAAAAAAAGATGCCTCATTAGCACAAGCGCGGTTGAATTTAGGTGAAATCTACCTTGATCGCGGTAACTATCCGGCAGCAGAAAAAGAGCTACTTAGAGCCTTAGACTTAAACGCTGAAAAACAGCAACTCATTCCCCTACTAGCTAGAACCTATTTAAATCAAAATGAGCCTGAAAAAATAGGCGAATTGATTACTCAGAATAGACCCTTTGAAGCTGAGCTAGAAACCGAATTACTGGCAATTCATGCCCTTTCGCTATTTAGAAATGGCCAATTTGATCCGGCTAAAACCACCTTAAATCAGGCCCAAGAGCTTGGCTTTGAAGGCACCTACTCGCGCATGGTTAAAGCCAGTATTTCTGCTGCCGACCAACAATTTGGAGCTGCCAACGAAACACTGGAACAATTAAGTCGAGAAGTACCAAACAACACTGATGTATGGCTGCTAAAAGGCCACCTTGCGTCTATGTCTAATGACACAGAAGTAGCGGTAGAGTCTTACAGCAAAGCAGTAGAACTGGCCCCTGATGCAGCTCAGTTCACTTTGTATTTAGCGCAGGCCTTGGTAAAAAACAAACAGTTTAGCGACGCTGAAAAATATTTAGACAATATTTTGAAAATTGCTCCAAACCACATGCTTAGCAATCAATTAAAAGCTTACATACGTTTTCAAGACGAAGATTTTGAGAATGCATTTACATTATCAACTAAAGCCTTGCAAAGTGGTTCTCATAACACTGCGACCCAAATTGTTGCGGGTATCTCTGCTTACAAATTACAAAAGTACGAACAAGCCTTAACTCAGCTAGAGCGAGTGATTACTAAAGATCCACAAAATGCCCTAGCACAACGTTTATACGTAACCACTCAGTTTAGAATTGGCCAATTAGACAACGCCTTCAATCAGCTTAACCAAGCATCTGTTGCTGAGGGCCAAGACAGCGACTTCTTAAGCACAGTGAGCATGCAGCTCAACCGTTTAGGTCGCACCGAAGAAGCAGTACAAATTGCCGAAAAAGCGGCAAGTTCAGGCGGCTTATCAGAAAAGGCCAAACTGGGTTTACTTAAGCTTAAACAAAATGATTTAGATGGAATTGGCATACTCGAAGAGGTGCTAGCTGAAGATCCTGCTCATGCCCAAGCATTTTTAGGTTTACAAACTCATTACTTCCGCCAAGGAAAAGCTGATGAAGTGCTAAAGTCTCTGGATAGCTGGATAGATGCTCACCCAGAAGATCAAAGTGTAAAACTATTTAAAGGTGCCATTCTTGAGCAGCAAGAGCGCTACGATGAAGCTCTCGCAGCTTATCAATCAATATTAAAAGATCAACCTGATGACCTAGCAGCAAAACTATTTAGCTCATCGGTTTATGTGCAAAAAGGCGAAGTAGAAAAAGCTTACGAGATAACTTATGAGGTAAAGCAAGAGCAAGCAGAGAATCTTCGTGTTTTTGAGTTCCTAATGAGCCATGCTTCTCAGATAGAAAAGACTGGTGAGGTGAAGACACTTCTTGATAAACAGCTTGCCGAAGCCCCAGATTCTTCATTATTGAAAGAA encodes:
- the tviB gene encoding Vi polysaccharide biosynthesis UDP-N-acetylglucosamine C-6 dehydrogenase TviB, with translation MDVSIAVIGLGYVGLPLAVEFAKKRSVVGFDINQGRVTELQQGQDLTQEVSNQELQDVASNMSYSCNIEDLAKCNVFIVTVPTPITEHKQPDLTPLIRASETVAKVLKPNDIVIYESTVYPGATEEQCVPVLEKNSGLKFNSDFYVGYSPERINPGDKTHRVSTIKKITSGSTPEIATIVDDLYAEIVVVGTHKASSIKVAEAAKVIENTQRDVNIALINELALIFNRLDIDTEAVLEAAGTKWNFLPFRPGLVGGHCIGVDPYYLTHKAESIGYRPEVILAGRRINDNMGRYVVSQCIKSMVKRNISVVESKILILGLTFKENCPDIRNTKVIDIVHEFADYGVQVDTYDPWADKEECHEEYGIDLVESPQAGNYDAIILAVAHQQFKDMSVEQIRAFGKKDHVLYDLKYLLPVGASDLRL
- a CDS encoding polysaccharide pyruvyl transferase family protein, whose translation is MQLFYYKDEVGNFGDDLNPWLWPKLLPEFFNEDSSELLVGIGTLLNHRLPNGKTLHIVGSGVGYGQLPAVTDKWKVHAVRGPYSAKALNLDPSTVVTDSALLLRNVMEPTHKENGDIGFMPHYLSCRSADWENVAEACGFRFISPEWSVDKVFAEMAQCRLMLTEAMHGAIVADALRLPWKAVILGDHVNQVKWQDWLSTVDMQYQPESVPNYFYSAGTSPVNAIKDEVKRQLQSAGFGKSWYKPKPRNSSAKVRSEVCSQLSAIANSAQGELSGEAIQNQLILRLNQSLDALQA
- a CDS encoding GNAT family N-acetyltransferase, with the protein product MRDADTLQWREIRSLDQLLAIQEQWQALSQLCQADMFNCPSWLVHWTHQFWDKHCELYCMAGFANEKLVVLAPFYTRRSAKLLGITQLFLLGQGEPEHAEVASEYPDVLLNQDYQAEASKVLLVWLSKISFDVFVARAVIEQSFLHQLFNSVPNIQFAEARRYSLEVKPWSIKQLSRNARSQWRRADKALAEKGAEFRWLTSSEIEQYWPSLVAFHQARWQNKGKLGAFSDQRFSQFHRRFRQQHPDSVAMSGVFIEQQPLALNFYLLEQQQLHFYQSGWDEKQFSHCSPGFALHVWSILNSKAVLYDFMMGAAAQSYKAKFSCDETNLVNLSLINSPWRIRLFKLVDKTL
- a CDS encoding SDR family oxidoreductase; amino-acid sequence: MQRFQLVCEQLKAEPKVWAITGVAGFIGSNLLEALLKLNQKVVGLDNFATGHQHNLDEVQGLVSEQQWQQFRFVEGDIRDQATCQEFLSGADFVLHQAALGSVPRSINDPITTNEVNISGYLNMLQAAKEQQVSAFVYAASSSTYGDHPDLPKVEDKIGNPLSPYAVTKYVNELYSSVFQRTYNFPSIGLRYFNVFGPRQDPNGAYAAVIPKWTAALIDEEQVFINGDGETSRDFCFIDNVVQMNILAATAGLETSEVFNVALNDQTSLTQLYDLLCDNLSKHGVVRSAKPKYRDFRAGDVRHSRADISKAEQLLGYAPAFTIGQGLAIAMPWYIEQSKTN
- the prsT gene encoding XrtA/PEP-CTERM system TPR-repeat protein PrsT, which gives rise to MSNHRFGMKKILAVSALTIALTACGGDTAEQHLSKATEYLAKNDQNAAIIELKNAIKKDASLAQARLNLGEIYLDRGNYPAAEKELLRALDLNAEKQQLIPLLARTYLNQNEPEKIGELITQNRPFEAELETELLAIHALSLFRNGQFDPAKTTLNQAQELGFEGTYSRMVKASISAADQQFGAANETLEQLSREVPNNTDVWLLKGHLASMSNDTEVAVESYSKAVELAPDAAQFTLYLAQALVKNKQFSDAEKYLDNILKIAPNHMLSNQLKAYIRFQDEDFENAFTLSTKALQSGSHNTATQIVAGISAYKLQKYEQALTQLERVITKDPQNALAQRLYVTTQFRIGQLDNAFNQLNQASVAEGQDSDFLSTVSMQLNRLGRTEEAVQIAEKAASSGGLSEKAKLGLLKLKQNDLDGIGILEEVLAEDPAHAQAFLGLQTHYFRQGKADEVLKSLDSWIDAHPEDQSVKLFKGAILEQQERYDEALAAYQSILKDQPDDLAAKLFSSSVYVQKGEVEKAYEITYEVKQEQAENLRVFEFLMSHASQIEKTGEVKTLLDKQLAEAPDSSLLKEQLGRYYLFTREFPKAIESFEQIDALTREDRVWQLIGDLYLETDNQEKAILSYQAWLENSPLSLPAYVKNINILESTGQLKEAVALSNRAVKLYKNNQRLLFVHSVLQLKAGDAAASQDALNNLDANQMNTPAVLQQQGYIYLVQENWPAATDTFNKLYEAYPSTQTANLLIKSYKEADKIEQAVAFIKQAIDVHGEAAKPLQLQLAELQMKTNPQQAIEEYQAIIKEQPDNFVAWNNLAWVYHDLNEFEVALTYANKAHELKPDIPQVKDTYGYMLLKSGKIVEATKALEDSYKQDASNEVGLHLVEALIANKQTKEAKQLLDGLINIEPELVNKKAELEAQLN
- a CDS encoding glycosyltransferase family 2 protein, producing MTVAVSIIIPAYNSAAFIDKAIESILAQSFDDYEIIVVDDGSKDDTVASLESYRSKIQLISQQNGGASKARNTGIQAATGEFVAFLDSDDLWRPQKLMDQVNAMRAQPDWVACYTETSYKADEETLKPQSEQAPVLVSKDLQQVFLHPYLVTSSFMVRREVLNKVGLFDESLKTAEDIDLYLRIAEQGLIGLLQKSLVWKADIEGSLGSLLSSYQDNLDVVDAFLARQGSNSASWGDLVGKVKAKIYLDWGKDLLWNEQCFAAFKALSQSLSLKFSRVTVWLMIKTLIKAALSPLRSSK
- a CDS encoding O-antigen ligase family protein, with product MEDKTIQARRQNPLAADVTPLGRRPLPIKEKTAPLAFFFLCLYSIAVLIRPHEFSLSTANFIIIKVFAILSFGLTLITLRPIKLQPQHYLLLGLVPLIMMSAFLNGWGTGGIFQAQRLFVSSIIPFFLYSALIATPGRQRLLMYICIAAALVMVYNGHIQQASFNGKYGIGIGDSITVGREEMRITYLGFFSDPNDLGMFLVMNMPFVAYFFGRGGAVVKIAMLAILVAFGYGVYMTGSRGTLLGSVAVIGLYFLISNAGARLILFACLSAPIAATLLASFGGLSSTESSAAGRLDAWYDGIQMLIHNPVFGVGMGNFMDHHGKVAHNSYVHVAAELGVPGYSLWGGALILNMLVGYAILKRFNRYPNEDDTKDLEVSEEKSEQYKEEANLNKALFYSMIGFMVTAFFLSRQFTLLMFIFMGMQTASHLRLMKLRPDLEEMFSAKMVWRCMGYSWAVIVAVYMTLKVGL